The genome window CCCTGAACCCGACCAGCCCGGCGTCGATCTCATCCTGCCGGACTTCGACTACATCCGGGGGCGCCTCGACGACATCGAGGCGCTCGTGCTCACCCACGCGCACGAGGACCACATCGGGGCGGTGCCGTACCTGCTCCGGGAGCGCCGGGACATCCCGATCGTCGGGTCGCGGCTCACGCTGGGGCTGGTCGACGTCAAGCTCAGCGAGCACCGCCTCCAGGCGGTCAAGGTGGAGGTCGCCGAGAACGAGCGGCGGAGGTTCGGGCCGTTCGACTGCGAGTTCATCGCGGTGAACCACTCGATCCCGGACGCCCTCGCCGTGGCGATCCGGACGCCCGCCGGGCTCGTGCTCCACACCGGCGACTTCAAGATGGACCAGCTCCCGCTCGACGGGCGCCTCACCGACCTCGGCGCCTTCGCCCGGCTGGGCGCCGAGGGCGTCGACCTGCTGATGTCGGACTCCACCAACGCCGAGGTTCCGGGGTTCGTCACCAGCGAGCGGGAGATCGCCCCGGTCATCGACGAGATCTTCCGCACCGCCGAGAAGCGGATCATCGTGGCGTGCTTCGCCTCGCACGTCCACCGGGTCCAGCAGATCATGGACGCGGCGCAGCGGCACGGCCGCAAGGTGGCGCTGATCGGCCGGTCGATGGTGCGCAACATGGGCGTCGCCCGGGACCTCGGCTACCTGAAGGTGCCCCCGGGGCTGCTCGTGGACTCCCGGGAGGTCGAGGAGCTGCCGCCGGAGTCCGTGGTCCTCATCTGCACCGGATCGCAGGGGGAGCCGATGGCGGCGCTCTCCCGCATGGCCAACCGGGACCACCCCATCCGCATCGCGGCCGGGGACACCGTCCTGCTCGCCTCGTCCCTGGTCCCGGGGAACGAGTCGGCCGTCAACAAGGTCATCAACGGGCTGAGCCGGTGGGGGGCCCGGGTGGTGCACCGGGGCAACGCCCGGGTGCACGTCTCCGGCCACGCCGCGTCCGGTGAGCTGCTCTACGTGCTCAACCTCACCAAGCCGTCCAACTTCATGCCGATCCACGGGGAGTGGCGGCACCTGCGGGCGCACGCCAAGCTGGCGAGCCTGACCGGGGTCCCGGAAGAGAACATCGTGATCGCCGAGGACGGCGTGGTGGTCGACCTGGTGGACGGCAGGGCGCGGATCGTCGGCGCCGTGCCGTGCGGTTACGTGTTCGTGGACGGCACCTCGGTCGGCGACATCACCGACGTGGCGCTGAAGGACCGGCGCATCCTGGGGGACGAGGGGTTCATCTCGATCGTGGTGGTCGTCGACTCGACCACCGGCAAGCTCGCCGGCGGCCCGGAGATCACCGCTCGGGGGTCGGGCATCGAGCCGGAGGCGTTCGACGCGGTGATCCCGCAGATCGAGCAGGCGCTCCACGAGGCCGCCGCGTCGGGTGTCACCGACCCCACGCAGCTCCGCCGTACCGTCCGCCGGACCGTGGGGCGCTGGGTGCACGAGACCTACCGGCGCCGGCCGATGATCATCCCGGTGGTCATCGAGGTCTGAGCTCGGCACGCCGCACCGGCGCCGCGCACCGAGGCCGGCGCGGACGGCCACGGCCAGGGCCGCGATCCGCGAGCGGCGGTGCGCCGGGCGCCGGCGGGGCGGGGGCGCCCGGCGAGCGCACCGGCCGCCCCGGCACCCCGCCGCACCGGTGGTGAGCCGCGCACCACCGGTCACGCTGCGGCGCGGCGCACCCGAGGGGAAGGTCAGCCCCGGTCCGATCCCGCGCCCGGGCCGTGCCCGGTCGCCGCGATCGCCTCGGCGATGGCCTTCAGCCGGGCGGCCGAGGCGAGCCCGGCGTGGTACCAGTGGATCTCGGCGGCCCCGGCCGCGCGGTACGTCTCGGCCAGCCGGGCGAGGGCGGCGCCGTCCGCGGGCCGCGGGGGCAGGGCGAGCAGGTAGGCGCCCACGCGCGGGCCGAGCCGGCCGAGCGCGCGCAGCCCTTCGGTGTCGGTCTCCGGCGCCCCCCAGCAGCTCCCCACGAGCAGGTCCACGTCCACCCCCTCGGGCACGGTGGCGAACGGGCCGGTCGCCCACGGGTCGGCGCTGGCGTGGAGGGTGATCGGGATCCCGGGCCGGACCGACCTCGCCTCGGCGATCAGCAGGTCGCGCAGCTCCCCGGCGAGCCCGGTCCGCAGGTCGCGCACGGTCTCCGCCATGTCGCCGAGGGCGTCCTCCACCGACACGGGCGCCCCGTCGACCCCGGCCCGCACCCGGGAGCGCAGCTCCGGGACGTCGAGCCCGGCCGACTCGTACCGGGCGCGGCAGGCCGCGCAGAAGCAGAGCGACAGCAGCGCCGTCTGCACGGGCGACCAGTCCGCGCCGTCGGTCTTCTCGTGGTGGCCGCCGTGCTTGAACCCGAGCGCCCCGCACGCCTCCAGGATCAGCGCGTCGGGGGCGCCGAGCTCGACCACCTCGTGGACCAGGGTGCGGCAGTACTCCCGCACGTCGGCCGCTGCCGGGCAGAGCGCGTACGGGTACGGCTCGCCGAAGGCGTTGGTGACCACCAGGTCGGGCGCGGACGAGCCGAGCACCGAGTTGTGGGTGAGCACGGTCCAGGCGTGCACGGGCAGGCCCTCGGCGCGCAGGGCGTCGCGGGCCTCGCCGAACGGGTCGGCCGAGGACATCCAGGCCGGCCGGGGCGGGACGAGCCGGTGCCCGCGCCAGGCCTCCTCCCGGACGGGGACGTAGCACGCGGCGTGCACGTCGACCAGCCGGTGCTCGGGGTGGTGCGGGGTCGCCGCCCGCGTGGTGTGGTAGGCGGCGGCGAGCGCGACCGCGTCGGCGCCGAGCGCCTTCAGGCGGCCGGGGGCCGCGGGGTCGCCGACGATGTCCCAGGGGTAGGCGTAGACGACGTTCACCAGAATCCTCTCCGGGTGGAAAAGCTCGGATCGAAGCTCCGCATGTATCCTTCGTCGTCCCGGGTGCGGATGCCACAGCGCTCGTACTGCTCGTGCATGACGGCGAGCGCGTCGCGGTCGAGCTCCACGCCCAGCCCGGGCCCGTCCGGCACGGGGACGGCGCCGTCGACGAACCGCAGCGCGCCCGGCGCGACCACGTCCTGCCCGTCCTGCCACGGGGTGTGCGTGTCGCAGGCGTGGGTGATCGCCGGGGTGGCGGCGGCGAGGTGGGTCATGGCGGCGAGGCTGATCCCCAGGTGCGAGTTCGAGTGCATCGACAGCTCGATGCCGAACGTGGCGCACAGCGTGGCGATGTGCGCGGAGCGCACCAGCCCGCCCCAGTAGTGGTGGTCGATGAGCAGCACCCCGATCGGCCTCCGCTCCACGGCCGCGGGCAGGTGCTCGGGGGTGACCACGCACATGTTCGTGGCGAGCGGCATGGGCACCTCGGCCGCGACCCGGGCCATGCCGTCGATCCCCGGGGTGGGGTCCTCCAGGTACTCGAGCACGCCGTCGAGCGCGCGGCCCACCCGGATCGAGGTCTCCACCGTCCAGGCGGCGTTCGGGTCCAGCCGCAGGGGGAGGCCGGGGAACGCGTCCCGGAGGGCCTGGATCGCCTCGGCCTCCTGCTCGGGCGGGAACACCCCGCCCTTGAGCTTGATGGAGCGGAAGCCGTACTCGCCGATGAGCAGGCGGGCCTGGGCGACGATCCCGTCGGGGTCGAGCGCGGGGCCGAAGCGGTCCTCGGGCTTCCCGGGGTGGCCGGCCCACTTGTAGAAGAGGTAGGCGCTGTACGGCACCGCGTCCCTGACCTTGCCGCCGAGCAGGTCGGCCACGGGCCGCCCGGCCGCCTTGCCCTGGATGTCGAGGCAGGCGACCTCGAACGCGGCGAAGACCCGGTCGACGGTCTTCACCCGGCTGGAGGAGCCGGTGAGCCCGTGCATGTCGGTGACGATGTTCGCGCCGACCACGTCGGCCACCCGCCGGTAGATGCGGTGCAGCGCGTAGACGTCGAGCCCGGGGAGCCGCGCGGCGGCGGCGCGGACCTGCTCGAGGTGGGCGAGGTCGCCGTAGGTCTCGCCCAGGCCGGTGATGCCCTCGTCGGTGACCACCTCGACGATGGTGCGCAGCGCCCATGGCTGGTGCACGCCGGCGGCGTTGAGCAGCGGCGGGTCGCGGAACGCCACCGGGGTGACGCGGACCTCCCGGATCAGCATCCGGCGATCTCCAGTCCCTTGGCGATGAGACGTTCCAGCCGGGCGATGTGCTCCGGCGTGGGGTCGACGAGCGGTGGCCGGACGGAGCCGGCGTCGATGCCGCGGAGGGTGACGCCCGCCTTGATCAGCGCCACCGCGTACCCGGGCACCTGGTCGCGCAGCTCGACGAGGGGGCGGTAGAACTCGGTGAGGAGACGCTGGGCGAGCTTGTCGTCGCCGCCGGTGAGCGCGCGGTAGAAGGCGAGCGCCACCTCGGGGAGGAAGCCGTACACGGCGGAGGAGTAGAGGGGCACGCCGAGCCCGCGGTAGGCGTGCGCGGTCATCTCGGCCGTGGGGAGCCCGTTGATGAAGAGGAGCTCCCGGTCGGTGGCCCGCCGTACCGCGAGGAGGATCCGCTGGAACAGGTCGATGTCGCCGATCCCGTCCTTGAACCCGACCACGTTGGGAAGCCCGGCGAGGCCGGCGGCCGCGTCGGGGGTGAGCCGGGCGTTGCCGCGCAGGTAGACGATGAGCGGCAGGTCGGTGGCGGCGGCGAGCTCGCGCACGTAGCGGGCCACGCCCTCGGGCGGGGCGCTCACCAGGTAGGGCGGCATGACGAGCAGCCCGTCGGCGCCGGCCGCGGCCGCCCGCCTGGCGCACTCGCGGGCGTACGGCAGGGAGCCGCCGGCCCCGGAGAGGACCGGGACCCGGCCCGCGGTGGTCTCGACGGCGACCCGCACCACGCGCTCGTACTCGTCCGCGTCGAGCGCGTGGAACTCGCCGGTGCCGCAGGCGGCGAAGACCCCACCGGCCCCCTTGGTCACTCCCTGGTCCACGTGCCGGGCGAGCATCTCCTCAGCGAGCCTCCCGTCGCCGCCGAACGGCGTGACCGGGAAGAAGAGAACCCCCTCGAGGTGCATTCCACATCCTTCGCTTTCCGTTGATCATCGGTGTCCGGGCGGCATGTGCCTGCCGCCCGTTCGGCGCCCGCGGGCGCCGGAAGGCCAGGAACGCGGTGCTCGACGGCAGGGAGCGCGGGTGCGGCGAGCAGGCGGGATCGCCAGAGCGCCCCTGTTCACATAGCAGAACCTCGTCCCTCCTTATGTACATCACGACGGTAGGAATCGGGAAGAGGCGCCGTCAAGGGAGCTGAGTCGCATATCTGAATGAGATTCACTCTTGTGAACAGAACCGAATCCTGCCAGACTGGCGACTCCAGCGGACAGTGAACGGACCACCCGCCGAAACGAGGAGGCTCATGCGGATTCTCATCACCGGTGCTGCGGGCGGCGTCGGCACGCTGCTGCGCCCCCGCCTGGCCCGGCAAGGGCGGGTTCTGCGCCTGCTCGACATCGCCCCGATCGAGGCCGGACCGGGCGAGGAGGCGGTGACCGCCGACATCACCGACCCCAAGGCCATGGCCGAGGCGATGGACGGCGTCGACGCGGTGCTCCACCTGGGCGGGCACAGCCTGGAACGGGCGTGGGAGGAGATCCTCCACGTCAACATCCACGGCACCTATGTGGTGCTCGAGGCGGCGCGGAGGGCCGGGGTACGGCACGCGGTGCTGGCGAGCAGCAACCACGCGGCCGGCTTCCACCCCCGGTCGGCCGGGGAGGCCCCTGACTACCTCTTCCCCCGCCCGGACACCTACTACGGCGTGAGCAAGGTCGCGGTCGAGGCGCTCGGCTCGCTTTACCACGACCGGTACGGCATGCACGTCACCTGCCTGCGGATCGGCTCGTGCTTCGAGCGGCCCAAGGACACCCGCATGCTCTCCACCTGGCTCTCCCCGGACGACTGCGCCCGCCTCGTCGAGGCGGCGCTCACCGCCGAGGGGTTCCACGTCGTCTGGGGCATCTCGGCCAACACCCGGCGCTGGTGGTCGCTCGAGGAGGGCCGCGCCATCGGCTACGAGCCGCAGGACGACGCCGAGGTCTTCGCCGCCGAGCTCATCGCCGAGCACGGCGAGCCGGACCCGGAGGACATCGCCCACCGCTACCTGGGCGGCGCGTTCTGCGGCCCCCGGTACCACGCCGACAACCTGACGGGGGGACGGTGAGATGGGCGCCGGGGACGCGGGAACGGTGACCCCGGCCGGCGGGGCCGCGACC of Thermobispora bispora DSM 43833 contains these proteins:
- a CDS encoding 5-dehydro-4-deoxyglucarate dehydratase, coding for MHLEGVLFFPVTPFGGDGRLAEEMLARHVDQGVTKGAGGVFAACGTGEFHALDADEYERVVRVAVETTAGRVPVLSGAGGSLPYARECARRAAAAGADGLLVMPPYLVSAPPEGVARYVRELAAATDLPLIVYLRGNARLTPDAAAGLAGLPNVVGFKDGIGDIDLFQRILLAVRRATDRELLFINGLPTAEMTAHAYRGLGVPLYSSAVYGFLPEVALAFYRALTGGDDKLAQRLLTEFYRPLVELRDQVPGYAVALIKAGVTLRGIDAGSVRPPLVDPTPEHIARLERLIAKGLEIAGC
- a CDS encoding glucarate dehydratase family protein, encoding MLIREVRVTPVAFRDPPLLNAAGVHQPWALRTIVEVVTDEGITGLGETYGDLAHLEQVRAAAARLPGLDVYALHRIYRRVADVVGANIVTDMHGLTGSSSRVKTVDRVFAAFEVACLDIQGKAAGRPVADLLGGKVRDAVPYSAYLFYKWAGHPGKPEDRFGPALDPDGIVAQARLLIGEYGFRSIKLKGGVFPPEQEAEAIQALRDAFPGLPLRLDPNAAWTVETSIRVGRALDGVLEYLEDPTPGIDGMARVAAEVPMPLATNMCVVTPEHLPAAVERRPIGVLLIDHHYWGGLVRSAHIATLCATFGIELSMHSNSHLGISLAAMTHLAAATPAITHACDTHTPWQDGQDVVAPGALRFVDGAVPVPDGPGLGVELDRDALAVMHEQYERCGIRTRDDEGYMRSFDPSFSTRRGFW
- a CDS encoding NAD-dependent epimerase/dehydratase family protein; protein product: MRILITGAAGGVGTLLRPRLARQGRVLRLLDIAPIEAGPGEEAVTADITDPKAMAEAMDGVDAVLHLGGHSLERAWEEILHVNIHGTYVVLEAARRAGVRHAVLASSNHAAGFHPRSAGEAPDYLFPRPDTYYGVSKVAVEALGSLYHDRYGMHVTCLRIGSCFERPKDTRMLSTWLSPDDCARLVEAALTAEGFHVVWGISANTRRWWSLEEGRAIGYEPQDDAEVFAAELIAEHGEPDPEDIAHRYLGGAFCGPRYHADNLTGGR
- a CDS encoding ribonuclease J encodes the protein MSHPHPELGPPPPLPADGLRIVPLGGLGEIGRNMAVFEFGGRLLVIDCGVLFPEPDQPGVDLILPDFDYIRGRLDDIEALVLTHAHEDHIGAVPYLLRERRDIPIVGSRLTLGLVDVKLSEHRLQAVKVEVAENERRRFGPFDCEFIAVNHSIPDALAVAIRTPAGLVLHTGDFKMDQLPLDGRLTDLGAFARLGAEGVDLLMSDSTNAEVPGFVTSEREIAPVIDEIFRTAEKRIIVACFASHVHRVQQIMDAAQRHGRKVALIGRSMVRNMGVARDLGYLKVPPGLLVDSREVEELPPESVVLICTGSQGEPMAALSRMANRDHPIRIAAGDTVLLASSLVPGNESAVNKVINGLSRWGARVVHRGNARVHVSGHAASGELLYVLNLTKPSNFMPIHGEWRHLRAHAKLASLTGVPEENIVIAEDGVVVDLVDGRARIVGAVPCGYVFVDGTSVGDITDVALKDRRILGDEGFISIVVVVDSTTGKLAGGPEITARGSGIEPEAFDAVIPQIEQALHEAAASGVTDPTQLRRTVRRTVGRWVHETYRRRPMIIPVVIEV